From the genome of Eublepharis macularius isolate TG4126 chromosome 12, MPM_Emac_v1.0, whole genome shotgun sequence, one region includes:
- the GJC1 gene encoding gap junction gamma-1 protein, whose protein sequence is MSWSFLTRLLEEIHNHSTFVGKIWLTVLIVFRIVLTAVGGDSIYYDEQSKFVCNTEQPGCENVCYDAFAPLSHVRFWVFQIILVSTPSVLYLGYAIHKIARMVDHGDLERKIRSKPFPMRWRQHRGLEEAEDDHEEDPMMYPEIELESERENKENPPPIKMKHDGRKRIREDGLMKIYILQLLSRTMFEIGFLIGQYFLYGFEVSPEFICSRNPCPHKIDCFISRPTEKTIFLLIMYGVSCLCLLLNFWEMLHLGFGTIRDTLNNKRKELEDSGTYSYPFTWNTPSAPPGYNIAVKPDQIQYTELSNAKMAYKQNKANIAQERQYGSNEENIPADLENLQREIKVAQERLDLAIQAYNNQNNPSCSKEKKAKASSNKSSGSSKSGEGKTSVWI, encoded by the coding sequence ATGAGCTGGAGTTTCTTGACACGGCTACTAGAGGAAATCCACAACCACTCCACATTTGTTGGGAAGATCTGGCTGACCGTGCTGATTGTCTTCCGCATTGTTCTCACAGCTGTGGGAGGGGACTCCATCTACTACGACGAGCAAAGCAAGTTTGTGTGCAACACGGAACAGCCAGGTTGCGAGAACGTTTGTTACGATGCTTTCGCCCCACTTTCGCATGTGCGGTTCTGGGTCTTTCAGATCATCCTTGTTTCCACCCCCTCAGTGTTGTACCTGGGCTATGCCATTCACAAAATTGCCCGGATGGTGGACCATGGTGACCTGGAGAGGAAGATCCGAAGCAAGCCTTTCCCAATGCGCTGGAGGCAGCACCGAGGTTTAGAAGAGGCAGAGGATGACCACGAGGAGGATCCCATGATGTACCCGGAGATTGAGCTAGAGAGCGAACGGGAGAACAAGGAAAATCCACCCCCAATCAAAATGAAGCATGATGGCAGGAAGCGGATTCGAGAGGATGGGCTCATGAAAATTTACATATTGCAGCTCCTGAGCAGGACTATGTTTGAAATTGGCTTCCTTATAGGCCAATATTTCCTCTATGGTTTTGAAGTCAGCCCAGAGTTCATTTGTAGCAGGAACCCATGTCCGCACAAAATAGATTGCTTCATTTCAAGGCCTACAGAAAAAACCATCTTCCTGCTAATCATGTATGGTGTGAGCTGTTTATGTTTACTTTTGAATTTCTGGGAAATGCTCCACTTGGGCTTTGGCACCATCCGAGACACGCTAAACAATAAGCGGAAGGAGCTGGAAGACTCGGGAACCTACAGTTATCCATTCACTTGGAATACGCCATCCGCCCCTCCGGGCTATAACATTGCAGTGAAACCCGACCAGATTCAGTATACGGAACTGTCTAATGCCAAAATGGCCTACAAGCAGAACAAGGCCAACATTGCACAAGAACGGCAGTATGGTAGCAATGAAGAGAACATTCCCGCTGACCTGGAGAACCTCCAGCGAGAAATAAAAGTTGCTCAGGAACGCTTAGACCTTGCCATCCAAGCATACAATAACCAGAACAATCCCTCCTGTTCCAAGGAGAAGAAGGCCAAAGCCAGCTCCAACAAGAGCAGTGGTAGCAGCAAATCCGGGGAGGGAAAAACCTCCGTCTGGATTTGA